The Bos indicus x Bos taurus breed Angus x Brahman F1 hybrid chromosome 11, Bos_hybrid_MaternalHap_v2.0, whole genome shotgun sequence genome includes a region encoding these proteins:
- the AIF1L gene encoding allograft inflammatory factor 1-like isoform X2, whose product MEFDLNNEGEIDLMSLKRMMEKLGVPKTHLEMKKMISEVTGGVSDTISYRDFVNMMLGKRSAVLKLVMMFEGKANEGSSKPVGPPPERDIASLP is encoded by the exons ATGGAGTTTGACCTGAACAATGAGGGAGAGATTG ATCTGATGTCTTTGAAGAGGATGATGGAGAAGCTTGGGGTCCCCAAGACCCACCTGGAGATGAAGAAGATGATCTCGGAGGTGACAGGTGGGGTCAGCGACACCATCTCCTACCGAGACTTCGTGAACATGATGCTGGGGAAGCGGTCGGCGGTCCTTAAGCT AGTCATGATGTTTGAAGGAAAAGCCAACGAAGGCAGCTCCAAGCCAGTCGGGCCCCCTCCAGAGAGAGACATCGCCAGCCTGCCCTGA